DNA from Brachyspira aalborgi:
TAATATTAAACGATTCAACTTTTGAAGAGATACAAAAATCTACCGTAATGATAAAAAATATTCAAAAAATTTATTATGATTGGGGATTTGCTCAAGTCGACCCTGTTCCAAGATGCATAATTAATTTTTATGGACCGCCTGGAACTGGAAAGACTATGTCCGCTCATATAGTGGCAAGCGAATTGGGAATAAAAATACTTCCGTTAAATTATTCGGATATAGAATCAAAATTTGTGGGAGACGCTCCAAAAAATTTAGTTCAGGCTTTTGAAATAGCTAAAAAAGAAAACTGCCTTTTATTTTTTGACGAAGCCGATTCTTTTTTAGGAAAGCGTATAACTAATGTTTCTTCAAGTTCCGACCAAGCCGTTAATTCTTTAAGAAGTCAAATGTTAATACTTCTAGAATCTTTTAATGGAGTTGTGATATTTGCTACAAATTTGCATGAAAATTACGACAGCGCATTTGAAAGCAGAATATTAAGACATATTAAATTTGAACTTCCCAGATAAATATATAAGATTAAAGATTATAAAGAAAATGCTACCTGATAAAGCTCCTATAGATAAAGAAGTTTTAGAAGACGATTTTTTACTTTCTTTAAGCGAGATAATAGAGGGTTTTTCGCCAAGAGAAATAAAAAATACAATTTTGGAAGTCTTTATATCGAGCATACAGAAAAATGCAAATATTAATAAAGAATTATTTGAAGAAGTATTTAATAAAGCGAAAGAAAAATTTGAGCAGTTAAAAGCTAAATCAAATATTAGAAAGGAGAATTTAAAATTGAAAATAAAAGAAAATTTAGAAACTAATAATTATAATATTCAATCTAATGATGCAGAAAATAAAACTGATAAATTAGAAAATAAAAATCAAGGAGTAAAAAATGAAGGATAAATTATTAGAAGAATTATTAAAAGAGTTGCTTAAGGTGGTAAAAGTAAAAGCGGGCGAATCTGCAG
Protein-coding regions in this window:
- a CDS encoding ATP-binding protein; amino-acid sequence: MNSENIKQIYEINTKDNSNKELYEEALEKLNAFEFKDKRLKSLIIFIVYNYNDFNIENKNNIIYLPKENIKYNKKQDIKITLLKAQFSHIENKYIIDGKLNIKIIIAFNCSKEEAENKYLNKKENENAIKLNVFPTEPKYNINQIILNDSTFEEIQKSTVMIKNIQKIYYDWGFAQVDPVPRCIINFYGPPGTGKTMSAHIVASELGIKILPLNYSDIESKFVGDAPKNLVQAFEIAKKENCLLFFDEADSFLGKRITNVSSSSDQAVNSLRSQMLILLESFNGVVIFATNLHENYDSAFESRILRHIKFELPR